One window of the Helicoverpa zea isolate HzStark_Cry1AcR chromosome 7, ilHelZeax1.1, whole genome shotgun sequence genome contains the following:
- the LOC124631880 gene encoding uncharacterized protein LOC124631880, with product MSQQLRDLHAKLKYLREYVIKLGPNGRTGNLGFKKLEEAEKEYSKLECILTQLNQEVKDQKLDKESCDICQILIDEIRHNFTKIKSLFSLRDSSSQTNDRDLIEYSICVTKMSDSFDIKTAISLLPVMNGQEQVTNQLIDGILLYSSLINDDSRSKLIDFVLKTRLSPSAKLRLKTTYADIESLVGDIRFYLLPKKSAVALQTQLFRATQGRRTIEKFGSEIEELFVNLTIAQANEKRDAYEVLRPLNERTAIKRFSDGLTDKRLSTIIASRQFASLSEAITAAVDEQSISLHPQEQVMQFRANHNVKRGNSRGFRGRGDRHFYNTKNNYNRNYNCYENSTGQGTSHSVNRGKHSGGQRQRQHFRGRPMRYQRVQHNTQESNGQDNLRNDVANNNDNLEFFRT from the coding sequence ATGTCACAACAATTGCGAGATTTACATGctaagttaaaatatttaagagaatATGTAATAAAACTTGGTCCAAATGGACGTACAGGAAATTTAGGTTTTAAGAAACTAGAAGAAGCTGAAAAAGAATATAGTAAATTGGAGTGTATTTTGACTCAACTGAATCAAGAAGTTAAAGATCAGAAGCTAGATAAAGAATCTTGTGacatttgccaaatattgaTTGATGAGATACGACATAATTTTACGAAAATAAAGAGCTTATTTTCTTTGAGAGATAGTAGTAGTCAAACTAACGATAGAGATTTGATAGAATATTCTATCTGTGTTACAAAAATGTCAGACTCATTTGATATTAAAACTGCAATTTCCCTGTTGCCGGTAATGAATGGCCAGGAGCAGGTGACAAACCAACTTATCGATGGTATTCTTCTTTATAGTTCGCTCATCAATGACGACAGTAGAAGTAAATTAATAGACTTCGTATTAAAAACACGTCTCTCTCCTAGTGCAAAACTGCGCCTTAAAACTACGTATGCTGACATTGAAAGTTTGGTAGGAGATATTCGCTTTTATTTGTTACCGAAAAAATCGGCGGTAGCATTACAAACCCAATTATTTAGAGCTACTCAAGGTCGCAGGACTATAGAAAAATTTGGGTCTGAGATCGAGGAGTTGTTCGTAAATTTGACGATTGCTCAGGCTAACGAGAAGCGCGATGCATATGAGGTATTACGTCCTCTCAATGAAAGGACTGCAATTAAAAGGTTTAGCGATGGTTTGACCGACAAACGGCTCAGCACTATCATTGCCTCGCGACAGTTTGCGTCCTTATCTGAAGCTATTACAGCTGCGGTAGACGAGCAGTCTATATCTCTCCACCCACAAGAGCAGGTTATGCAATTTAGAGCCAACCACAATGTTAAACGCGGAAACAGCAGAGGATTCCGAGGCCGAGGAGATAGGCATTTTTATAACACCAAGAATAATTATAATCGTAATTATAATTGTTATGAAAATAGCACAGGTCAAGGAACTTCACATAGCGTAAATCGCGGCAAACACTCAGGCGGTCAGCGCCAGCGTCAGCATTTTCGCGGCCGTCCGATGCGTTATCAGCGTGTTCAGCATAACACGCAAGAGTCCAATGGCCAAGACAACTTGCGCAATGATGTCGCAAATAATAATGACAATTTAGAGTTTTTTCGTACCTAA